GCGCCTTCATGTAGGCCTGCTGCGTCCAGCCGGTGGCCCCGCGAGTGAACACGTAGGCCGCGCCGCTGTTGAGGCGGTCGTTGTCGGCGCCGTCACCGCCCAGGCCGATGTCGGCACTGCCTTCCGTGGCGGCCCCCACGGCGATCGTGTTGCCATCGCCCGATAGCGCCAGGCTGCGGCCGAAGGCGTCGGCCCGGTCCGGATTGGAGGCCTTCAGATAGGCCTGCGGCGCCCAGTGGCCGTTGCCGTCCTGGGCGAAGACGTACACCGCGCCGCTGTCCACGTTGACGTCCGCGTCGATGGTCTGGGCGGCCGTGGGCTGCCCGGCCATGGTGGCCTCCAGGCTGTCTTCGAGCAGGGCGGACACCGCCAGCGTGTCGCCCGCGGTCGAGAGCGCCACGCGAAAGCCGAAGTTGTCGTGTGCACCGGTGTTGGACGCCTTCACATAGGCCGTCTGGCGCCATTGGGTGCCGGCGCGCGCGAACAGGTACACCGCGCCGCTGTCCGTGGCATTGCCGTTGGTGACGCCCGGTGCGCCGGGCGTGACGCCCGTGAGGTCGCTGTCCTCGCCGGGCGCGCCCACGGCCAGGGTGCTGCCGTCGGCCGCGAGCGCGAGGCTGTAGCCGAACCACTGTCCGGCCCCGGCGTTGGCCGCCTTGAGGTAGGCCTGTGGCTGCCAGCTTCCGTTTGCATGCGCGAACACGTACACCGCGCCGCTGTTGTCGGCGTTCTGGTTGATCGCGCCCGCGTCGGGCACGCCGTTGACCACACCGCTGAGGTCGCTGCCCTCGTGGATGGCGCCCACCGCCAGGGTCTGGCCGTCGGCCGACAGCGCGAGCTGGCCGCCGAACTGGTCGCCGCAGGCGGTGGCTGGGCAGCTCGCGGCGTTGAAGGCCTTGAGGTAGGCGGTCTGGGTCCATTGGCTGCCGTCGCGGCCGAAGACATACACGGCACCGCTGTCGGGCGCGGTGTTGCTGCTGCCATCGGCCGCGCTGCCGCTGTCTTCGAGCGGCGCGCCCACGGCCAGCGTGTGGCC
This is a stretch of genomic DNA from Hydrogenophaga crocea. It encodes these proteins:
- a CDS encoding FG-GAP repeat protein → MKSWKHRRARASLATLLVALTLAACGGGGGGGGGATGGATDQATGLQVSALDGQTYRFSWPPASGATELRLMEKAQGQSDYSLLDTLPPGTTVHDVDIFLPTHVNASYILRTCQGSQCTDSNAVTLAASLAQAGSVLQASNMGADDGFGVAVALSADGTTLAVGAMGEDSATTTINGEQRLNDTAPQSGAVYVFTRGASGWTQQAYLKAANAGSDDRFGLSLALSADGHTLAVGAPLEDSGSAADGSSNTAPDSGAVYVFGRDGSQWTQTAYLKAFNAASCPATACGDQFGGQLALSADGQTLAVGAIHEGSDLSGVVNGVPDAGAINQNADNSGAVYVFAHANGSWQPQAYLKAANAGAGQWFGYSLALAADGSTLAVGAPGEDSDLTGVTPGAPGVTNGNATDSGAVYLFARAGTQWRQTAYVKASNTGAHDNFGFRVALSTAGDTLAVSALLEDSLEATMAGQPTAAQTIDADVNVDSGAVYVFAQDGNGHWAPQAYLKASNPDRADAFGRSLALSGDGNTIAVGAATEGSADIGLGGDGADNDRLNSGAAYVFTRGATGWTQQAYMKAPVGSAQQNALYGYAVALAGQGQRLTLAVGAVQEDRRDRDQQIVLNSGAVHLY